From one Gracilibacillus salinarum genomic stretch:
- the dnaG gene encoding DNA primase: MAYQISDETIESLRKANDVVDIVGEYVQLKQQGRNYFGLCPFHSESTPSFSVNQQKQIYHCFGCGKGGNVITFVMEMEGYSFQQAIRHLAEKSGQSLPEMKGTDERTNSEEQSSLEAYQWLVKLYHQLLRHSKDGKEALEYLYKRGFNDEVINEFQIGYSPSSREFVPQFLEKKGFHKQKMANTGLLATTNDGQYYDRFQGRVIFPIRNHLGKPIGFGGRSIHGQEPKYLNSPESALFQKSKLLYNFDLARAEIRRKGEVVLFEGYADVIASYQAGVKNGVASLGTSLTETHANLLRRYVDTVVICYDGDPAGQNATYKAIQLLKKVGCHIRVASLPFKYDPDQYIQEFGEESFRANVIESADTEMVFFLQYLKKDFNLSLEGDRLQYVEKVISEIAKLSSSIERDHYIREIAEEFNLSYDALSQELMSRMRNVEKSNDKPNRFGNTNDGNQHKQVVPSLQVIPPAFQNAERRLLAYMLQNTHVAEKVRVMIGSQFNLEQHQIIVTHLYGYYEEGNEPDPSHFLSYLDDPDLQQIVVELSMMDSSWEMSEKELQDYIYFIQSEQTDKASVKQLQQKMKQLEKTDPKEAAKVAMEILKIKQKSKNWS; this comes from the coding sequence GTGGCTTACCAAATTTCGGATGAAACGATCGAGTCGTTACGCAAAGCTAATGACGTCGTTGATATCGTTGGAGAGTACGTGCAATTGAAGCAGCAAGGTCGAAATTATTTTGGTCTTTGCCCGTTTCACTCTGAAAGTACACCATCTTTCTCTGTCAATCAGCAAAAGCAGATTTATCATTGTTTTGGTTGCGGAAAAGGTGGTAATGTGATCACCTTTGTTATGGAGATGGAAGGATACAGTTTTCAACAGGCTATTCGGCATCTTGCTGAAAAATCCGGCCAATCATTGCCTGAAATGAAAGGGACAGATGAGAGAACCAATAGTGAAGAACAGTCGAGTTTAGAGGCATATCAATGGCTCGTGAAGTTGTATCATCAACTGTTACGCCATTCCAAGGATGGCAAAGAAGCGTTGGAATATCTTTATAAGCGAGGATTTAATGATGAGGTAATAAACGAGTTTCAAATTGGTTATTCTCCCTCATCCCGAGAGTTTGTTCCACAATTTCTCGAGAAGAAAGGATTTCACAAGCAAAAAATGGCGAATACTGGTCTGTTAGCTACAACAAATGATGGTCAGTATTATGATCGATTCCAGGGTAGAGTAATATTTCCGATTCGAAATCATCTTGGTAAACCAATCGGATTTGGTGGAAGGTCCATTCATGGACAAGAACCAAAATATTTAAATAGTCCTGAATCAGCTTTATTCCAAAAGAGTAAACTGTTATATAATTTTGATCTGGCCAGAGCTGAAATTCGAAGAAAAGGCGAAGTAGTCCTTTTTGAAGGGTATGCAGATGTCATTGCCTCGTATCAGGCTGGTGTTAAGAATGGAGTAGCATCATTAGGAACATCCTTAACCGAAACACATGCGAACCTATTAAGGCGTTATGTGGACACAGTGGTCATTTGTTATGACGGTGATCCAGCTGGGCAGAATGCTACGTACAAAGCGATACAGCTATTAAAGAAGGTTGGATGTCATATAAGGGTAGCATCATTACCTTTTAAATATGATCCAGACCAATATATTCAGGAATTCGGAGAAGAGTCATTCCGTGCAAACGTAATTGAATCAGCAGATACGGAAATGGTTTTTTTTCTTCAATATTTAAAAAAGGATTTCAACTTATCACTTGAAGGAGACCGGCTTCAATATGTAGAGAAAGTAATAAGTGAAATAGCAAAGCTGTCAAGTTCTATAGAACGGGATCATTATATCAGGGAAATTGCAGAAGAATTCAATTTATCTTATGATGCTTTATCACAAGAATTAATGTCTCGAATGCGAAATGTTGAAAAAAGTAATGATAAGCCTAACAGGTTTGGTAATACTAATGATGGAAATCAACATAAACAAGTCGTTCCATCATTACAAGTGATTCCTCCAGCTTTTCAAAATGCGGAGCGCCGCTTACTCGCTTACATGTTGCAAAATACGCATGTTGCAGAGAAAGTAAGAGTAATGATCGGGTCCCAATTTAATCTTGAACAACACCAAATTATTGTAACCCATTTGTATGGATATTATGAAGAAGGTAATGAACCGGATCCTAGTCATTTCTTATCCTATTTAGACGACCCTGACTTACAACAGATTGTGGTGGAATTATCCATGATGGATAGTTCATGGGAGATGTCCGAGAAGGAACTTCAGGATTATATTTATTTTATTCAATCCGAACAAACTGATAAGGCTAGTGTAAAACAACTGCAACAAAAAATGAAACAATTAGAGAAAACAGACCCGAAAGAAGCTGCTAAAGTGGCAATGGAGATATTAAAGATAAAACAGAAATCGAAAAATTGGAGTTAG
- a CDS encoding pyruvate, water dikinase regulatory protein, with amino-acid sequence MEKKVIYVVSDSVGETAEFVTKAALSQFINENEYDIYRIPYVENTEVLRGAVYHAKQLGAMIGFTLVNRDLRAFLTREAVEKNVECVDILGPMIEAMERKFSLQPKQEPGLIHKLDEDYFKRVEAIEFAVRYDDGRDPRGVAQADIVLIGVSRTSKTPLSQYLAHKQLKVANVPIVPEVEPPKTLFEIPSHKCIGLRISSEKLNDIRKERLKSLGLDDKAFYANLDRIEAELSFFDQIIQRLNCPVIDVSNKAVEETANSIMNMINQPYWDFHEHQAKE; translated from the coding sequence ATGGAGAAAAAGGTGATTTATGTTGTATCCGATTCTGTCGGTGAAACAGCAGAATTCGTAACAAAAGCGGCACTTAGTCAGTTTATTAATGAAAACGAATATGACATCTATCGAATTCCATATGTGGAAAACACAGAAGTTCTGCGTGGAGCCGTTTATCACGCGAAACAATTAGGAGCAATGATTGGTTTCACATTAGTAAACAGAGATTTAAGAGCATTTCTGACAAGGGAAGCAGTTGAGAAAAATGTGGAATGTGTCGACATTTTAGGCCCGATGATAGAGGCAATGGAAAGAAAGTTCAGCTTGCAGCCAAAACAGGAACCTGGTTTAATACACAAGTTAGATGAAGATTACTTTAAGCGCGTGGAGGCGATCGAATTTGCTGTCCGCTATGATGATGGAAGAGACCCGCGCGGAGTAGCGCAGGCAGATATTGTATTAATTGGAGTTTCAAGAACATCTAAAACCCCTTTATCACAATATTTGGCACATAAGCAGCTGAAGGTCGCCAATGTACCGATAGTTCCGGAAGTTGAACCACCGAAGACGTTATTTGAAATACCATCTCATAAATGTATTGGTCTACGCATCAGCTCTGAAAAATTAAATGATATCAGAAAAGAACGCCTTAAGAGTCTAGGTTTGGACGATAAAGCCTTTTATGCTAATTTGGATCGTATTGAAGCAGAATTATCTTTTTTTGATCAAATTATACAACGACTTAATTGTCCTGTTATCGATGTGTCGAATAAGGCAGTTGAAGAAACTGCCAATAGTATTATGAACATGATTAACCAGCCTTATTGGGATTTTCATGAACACCAGGCAAAAGAATAA
- the glyS gene encoding glycine--tRNA ligase subunit beta encodes MKTTNVLFEVGLEEMPARFMDDTEKQLKDKTKAWLDNIRLEYQNLTTYITPRRFAVLIEGLAYKQADQEEEAKGPALKIAKDEEGNWSKAAIGFSKGQGKAVEDLYTKDLNGTEYVFVNKFIEGQTQEQLLPGFKDIILSLQFPKNMRWAEESLRYIRPIKWLVALQDDQVIPFDITGVKTGNRSEGHRFLGEQITISNPLAYNEQLKSQYVIAETEQRKQMIVDGIKELEEENGWVIPIDQDLLTEVTHLVEYPTVFSGQFSEAFLHIPKEVLITSMKEHQRYFPVQTLSENLLAYFVGVRNGTKEHIESVAKGNEKVLRARLQDAQFFYEEDQKQTIDENLKKLDRMVFQEQLGTIADKVSRVIDISKMIANELHFSDQVQKKIERAAQISKFDLVTNMVNEFTELQGIMGRKYALIFGEDDTVAKAIEEHYMPRNAQDKLPESNVGSVISIADKLDTIVGCFAVGLIPSGSQDPYALRRQALGIMQIIQGQQWELNINSLIEKVYTIFDAKNIPTAEKTSVIDQLESFFKQRTAYIMKEANIEADIMDAVLINQLSDISFLLEKARWLKDKRLDPAFKGEQEAFVRVMNLAAKAEGDHEVDPNLFENEQEKLLYTTFLQIHDRYQQALAGKQVDKAMEQFTPIVQPVHQFFDHTMVMDNNQSIRQNRLALLKLIANDLIQFADLTKVQWKQTQS; translated from the coding sequence ATGAAAACAACTAATGTTTTATTTGAAGTTGGCCTGGAAGAAATGCCTGCTCGGTTTATGGACGATACCGAAAAACAATTAAAAGACAAAACGAAAGCATGGTTAGATAATATAAGACTAGAGTATCAAAACCTTACAACTTATATAACACCGAGACGCTTTGCTGTCTTAATCGAGGGATTGGCCTATAAACAAGCTGATCAAGAGGAAGAAGCTAAAGGACCTGCATTAAAAATCGCTAAAGATGAAGAAGGAAACTGGTCAAAAGCAGCGATCGGATTCTCCAAAGGACAAGGAAAAGCAGTAGAAGATCTATATACGAAAGATTTGAATGGTACTGAATATGTATTTGTAAATAAATTTATAGAAGGACAAACGCAAGAACAGTTACTGCCAGGCTTTAAAGACATTATATTAAGTCTACAATTCCCTAAAAACATGCGTTGGGCTGAGGAGTCATTACGATATATACGACCGATAAAATGGCTTGTTGCTTTGCAGGACGATCAAGTTATTCCATTTGATATTACTGGAGTGAAAACCGGAAATAGGAGTGAAGGACATCGTTTTCTAGGAGAGCAAATCACGATTTCTAATCCTTTAGCATATAACGAACAGTTAAAATCACAATATGTAATTGCAGAAACAGAGCAGCGTAAACAAATGATCGTCGATGGAATTAAAGAATTGGAAGAAGAAAACGGCTGGGTTATCCCAATAGATCAAGACTTGCTTACAGAAGTGACACATCTGGTTGAGTATCCAACGGTATTTTCTGGTCAGTTTAGCGAAGCATTTTTGCATATACCGAAGGAAGTATTAATTACTTCCATGAAAGAGCATCAACGTTATTTTCCTGTACAGACATTATCAGAAAATTTGCTAGCTTATTTTGTTGGTGTGCGTAATGGTACGAAAGAACATATTGAATCAGTCGCTAAAGGAAATGAAAAAGTACTGCGTGCGAGATTGCAGGATGCACAGTTTTTCTATGAAGAAGATCAAAAACAAACTATTGACGAGAACCTGAAAAAATTAGACCGGATGGTATTCCAGGAGCAGCTGGGAACAATTGCAGATAAAGTTAGTCGTGTTATCGATATTAGTAAGATGATAGCTAACGAATTGCATTTTTCAGACCAGGTACAGAAGAAGATTGAACGTGCTGCACAAATCAGTAAATTTGACTTGGTTACCAATATGGTAAATGAATTCACGGAATTACAAGGGATAATGGGAAGAAAATACGCGCTTATTTTTGGAGAAGACGATACAGTAGCCAAAGCGATCGAAGAGCATTATATGCCACGCAATGCTCAAGATAAACTTCCTGAAAGTAATGTTGGCTCTGTTATAAGTATTGCTGATAAATTAGATACGATTGTTGGTTGTTTTGCTGTTGGTTTAATACCGAGTGGTTCACAGGATCCATATGCATTAAGAAGACAAGCTTTAGGTATTATGCAGATTATCCAAGGACAGCAATGGGAGCTGAATATCAATTCATTAATTGAGAAAGTATATACCATTTTTGATGCGAAAAATATTCCAACAGCAGAAAAAACTAGCGTGATTGACCAATTAGAATCATTTTTCAAACAACGTACTGCATATATTATGAAGGAAGCAAATATTGAAGCAGATATTATGGACGCTGTTCTTATAAATCAGCTATCAGATATCTCATTCCTTCTAGAAAAAGCACGTTGGTTAAAAGACAAAAGATTGGATCCTGCTTTTAAGGGAGAGCAGGAAGCATTTGTTCGTGTTATGAATCTTGCTGCAAAGGCGGAAGGTGATCACGAAGTAGATCCCAATTTATTTGAAAATGAACAAGAAAAATTATTATATACTACCTTTTTACAAATACATGATCGCTATCAACAGGCTTTGGCTGGTAAACAAGTGGATAAAGCAATGGAACAATTTACTCCAATCGTTCAGCCAGTTCATCAATTTTTTGACCATACGATGGTAATGGATAACAATCAATCCATTCGCCAAAACCGTCTTGCCTTACTGAAGCTAATAGCAAATGATCTAATACAATTTGCTGATCTAACTAAAGTCCAATGGAAGCAGACACAATCGTAA
- the glyQ gene encoding glycine--tRNA ligase subunit alpha, with translation MNIQEMILTLQKHWSDQNCILMQAYDVEKGAGTMSPMTLLRSLGPEPWNVAYVEPSRRPADGRYGQNPNRLYQHHQFQVIMKPSPDNIQELYLQSLEKLGIDPAFHDIRFVEDNWENPTLGAAGLGWEVWLDGMEITQFTYFQQIGGLEAKPVAVEITYGIERLASYIQDKENVFELEWTNGVTVGDIFYQPEYEHSKYTFEESDTDMLFDLFSTYEKEAKRAMDKDLVFPAYDYVLKCSHTFNLLDAKGVISVTERTGYIGRVRNLAREIAKLYVAERERLGFPMLKGDIDHENN, from the coding sequence ATGAATATTCAAGAGATGATCTTAACATTACAAAAGCATTGGTCGGATCAGAATTGTATTTTAATGCAAGCATATGATGTTGAGAAAGGTGCGGGTACGATGTCCCCCATGACCTTACTGCGCAGCTTAGGACCAGAGCCTTGGAATGTTGCCTATGTGGAGCCGTCACGAAGACCAGCGGATGGCCGCTATGGTCAAAATCCGAATCGATTATACCAACACCATCAGTTCCAAGTAATCATGAAACCATCTCCAGATAATATCCAGGAGTTATATTTGCAATCTTTAGAAAAATTAGGAATTGATCCAGCTTTTCATGATATTCGTTTTGTAGAAGATAACTGGGAAAATCCAACATTAGGGGCAGCAGGCCTAGGTTGGGAAGTATGGCTTGACGGCATGGAAATTACACAATTCACTTATTTTCAACAAATTGGCGGTTTGGAAGCAAAACCAGTTGCAGTTGAGATTACGTATGGGATAGAGCGATTAGCATCCTATATTCAAGACAAAGAGAATGTGTTTGAATTAGAGTGGACCAATGGCGTAACCGTTGGAGATATTTTCTATCAGCCTGAATATGAGCACTCAAAATATACGTTTGAAGAATCCGATACAGATATGTTGTTTGACTTGTTCTCTACATATGAGAAAGAAGCTAAGAGAGCTATGGATAAAGATCTTGTATTTCCGGCGTATGACTATGTACTGAAGTGCTCGCATACTTTTAACCTGTTAGATGCGAAAGGTGTTATTTCTGTAACAGAAAGAACGGGCTATATAGGTCGTGTACGTAACCTGGCAAGAGAAATTGCTAAATTGTATGTAGCAGAGCGGGAGAGATTAGGCTTCCCAATGTTGAAAGGAGATATTGATCATGAAAACAACTAA
- the recO gene encoding DNA repair protein RecO translates to MFEKVEGFVLKTQDYGETHKIVTLLTPSLGKVGAIARGAKKTKSRMAAITQPFIHGSYLIQPSSGLAVVQQGEVLSSFRKIREDIFKTGYTSYLAELTDKLVDPKQYNPFIYQQLLHTVNKINVGQDAEIITMIYEWKMYKEAGFAPVVTQCVSCGRKDELKAFSISNGGLLCRQCLSIDPNAIAVPEKVAKLMAIFAWVEVEQIGNISVKPENKIILQQIMEQYYEEHGGFFLKSKKFLKQMNKLQDNFSIDK, encoded by the coding sequence GTGTTTGAGAAAGTAGAAGGTTTCGTCCTGAAAACACAAGATTATGGGGAAACACATAAAATTGTGACATTGTTAACTCCGTCTTTAGGAAAAGTTGGCGCAATAGCAAGGGGAGCAAAGAAAACAAAAAGTAGAATGGCTGCTATTACGCAGCCATTTATTCATGGTTCATATTTAATTCAACCAAGTTCAGGACTTGCAGTGGTACAACAAGGCGAAGTATTATCATCATTTCGAAAAATTCGTGAAGATATATTCAAAACAGGTTATACTAGCTACCTGGCAGAATTAACGGATAAATTAGTTGATCCTAAACAATACAATCCTTTTATATACCAGCAGTTACTACATACTGTCAACAAAATAAATGTTGGTCAAGATGCCGAAATTATAACGATGATTTATGAATGGAAAATGTATAAAGAAGCTGGTTTTGCCCCTGTAGTAACCCAATGTGTTTCTTGTGGCAGGAAGGATGAACTCAAAGCATTTTCTATTTCAAACGGTGGATTACTATGTCGACAATGCTTATCAATCGACCCTAATGCAATAGCAGTTCCGGAGAAAGTTGCGAAATTAATGGCTATATTTGCTTGGGTAGAGGTAGAGCAAATCGGAAATATATCCGTTAAACCGGAAAATAAAATAATCCTTCAGCAAATCATGGAGCAGTATTATGAAGAACACGGTGGATTTTTCTTAAAGTCTAAGAAGTTTTTAAAACAAATGAATAAATTGCAAGATAATTTTTCAATTGACAAGTAA
- a CDS encoding YqzL family protein: MDEHNERLPKGKVRFIVIDVPWKIFSQTGNIEAYLWMKEVESDVYQEPEDENDHTLFEDTHF; this comes from the coding sequence ATGGATGAACACAATGAAAGATTACCAAAAGGAAAGGTGAGGTTTATTGTGATCGATGTACCATGGAAAATATTTAGTCAAACAGGAAATATTGAAGCTTATTTATGGATGAAAGAAGTTGAATCAGACGTTTATCAAGAACCGGAAGATGAAAACGACCATACATTATTTGAGGACACACATTTTTAG
- the era gene encoding GTPase Era, translating to MHNQFKSGFVAIIGRPNVGKSTFMNHVIGQKIAIMSDKAQTTRNKIQGVYTDDTKQIIFIDTPGIHKPKHKLGDFMVKIAENALNEVDAVMFMINSDEGYGRGDQYIMDRLETINKPVFLVINKIDLVHPDQLLPLIEQYKGKYPFEEIIPISALEGNNVNHLMDVFTEHLPEGPQYYPEDQITDHPERFIISELIREKALQLTREEVPHSIAVVIEKIDNRGEDEKILVQASIVVERKSQKGIIIGKQGKMLKDIGKRARQDIERLLGSKVYLELWVKVQENWRNKPHQLFEYGYKQDEY from the coding sequence ATGCATAACCAATTTAAATCAGGATTTGTAGCAATTATTGGAAGACCGAATGTAGGTAAATCTACCTTTATGAATCACGTGATAGGTCAGAAAATAGCTATCATGAGTGACAAAGCACAGACAACAAGAAATAAAATTCAAGGTGTTTATACAGATGACACTAAACAAATTATATTCATTGATACGCCAGGTATTCATAAACCAAAGCATAAATTAGGCGATTTTATGGTGAAGATAGCCGAGAACGCGCTTAATGAAGTGGACGCTGTTATGTTTATGATTAACTCTGACGAAGGTTATGGCAGAGGAGATCAGTATATTATGGATCGTCTGGAAACGATCAATAAACCTGTCTTCCTAGTCATTAACAAAATAGACCTTGTACATCCTGATCAGTTATTACCTCTTATAGAGCAATATAAGGGAAAATATCCTTTCGAGGAAATTATTCCGATTTCAGCTTTAGAAGGAAATAATGTGAATCACTTAATGGATGTATTTACAGAGCATTTACCTGAGGGCCCTCAATATTATCCAGAGGATCAGATTACAGATCACCCGGAGCGCTTTATTATTAGTGAATTAATTAGGGAAAAGGCATTGCAATTAACAAGGGAAGAAGTTCCACATTCGATCGCAGTGGTTATCGAAAAAATAGACAACCGTGGTGAAGACGAAAAGATTTTAGTCCAAGCAAGTATTGTTGTGGAACGAAAATCACAAAAAGGGATTATTATTGGAAAACAGGGAAAAATGTTAAAAGATATCGGAAAACGGGCTCGTCAGGATATCGAACGTTTATTAGGTTCAAAAGTCTATTTGGAATTGTGGGTAAAGGTGCAGGAAAACTGGCGGAATAAACCACATCAGTTATTCGAATATGGTTACAAACAGGATGAATATTAA